One window from the genome of Lentibacillus daqui encodes:
- a CDS encoding alpha/beta-type small acid-soluble spore protein: MAKKDLEQLKTRVMRAKGYNVNSEHPDDVKYEIAKEEGIPLKEEGNEELTSKQAGKIGGPIGGNMVKEMVKMAQQQMERKN, encoded by the coding sequence ATGGCAAAAAAGGATTTGGAGCAACTAAAAACACGGGTTATGAGGGCTAAAGGTTATAACGTAAACAGTGAGCATCCCGATGACGTCAAATATGAGATCGCCAAAGAAGAAGGAATCCCACTTAAAGAAGAAGGAAACGAGGAACTTACTTCTAAACAGGCAGGAAAGATCGGCGGTCCAATTGGTGGTAATATGGTAAAAGAAATGGTTAAAATGGCGCAGCAGCAAATGGAACGGAAAAACTGA
- a CDS encoding YbaK/EbsC family protein, which yields MSLESVKDHFKKWDRDKDIMEFESSSATVDQAAETIGVRPAQIAKTLSFRGNEDRAILIVTAGDAKIDNKKFRQVFQIKARMLSPEDVLEQTGHAIGGVCPFGLVQDLDVYLDISLQRFDTVYPACGSSNSAIELTCEELAEFSFAKEWVDVCKCWEEESVKEAASMGKLTD from the coding sequence ATGTCATTGGAAAGTGTAAAAGATCATTTTAAAAAATGGGATCGGGATAAGGATATTATGGAATTTGAATCATCAAGTGCGACAGTTGATCAGGCTGCAGAAACGATCGGGGTACGTCCAGCACAGATCGCCAAGACTTTATCCTTCAGAGGAAATGAAGACAGGGCAATATTAATCGTTACTGCTGGTGATGCCAAGATTGATAATAAAAAGTTTCGTCAAGTTTTTCAAATCAAGGCACGGATGCTTTCACCAGAAGATGTATTGGAACAAACAGGGCATGCGATTGGCGGTGTTTGTCCATTTGGATTAGTACAAGACCTTGATGTCTATTTGGATATCTCTTTGCAACGTTTTGACACCGTTTATCCGGCATGTGGCAGCTCTAATTCTGCAATTGAATTGACCTGTGAAGAATTAGCCGAATTCTCCTTCGCCAAGGAATGGGTCGATGTGTGTAAATGCTGGGAAGAGGAGTCAGTGAAAGAGGCTGCCAGTATGGGAAAATTAACCGATTAA
- a CDS encoding YeeE/YedE family protein — translation METAQKLNQQPVSMKQTAKNPAPPLNHWQKPHVIIGSLVIILLGAYILIETTLTQGVLYILGIALGFTLFHARFGFTSAFRRLMSVGNVEGIQAHMIMLAVASTIFAIIFATGFTLTGSSPSGNVSPVGVSLIVGSFIFGIGMQLGGGCASGTLYHVGSGQSPTVITLIGFIAGSVVGAYHWGFWMNDMPSFQPFSLAESTNLGYFGAWAVQIVLFAIIYWVTVKIAKRKKPPMIKTLPTEHGWKRIFRGSWPLITAAVVLAVLNGLVLIVRGSPWGITSAFALWGSKIVSAFGIDVSSWTYWSGDRSASLTSSVFTDSTSVMNFGIILGAFIASSSGGLFKPKKIKPGVALASLIGGLMMGYGARLAFGCNIGAYFSGIASFSLHGWIWAIMALLGTFVALFLRPLFGMRNPNKNDSFC, via the coding sequence ATGGAAACCGCACAAAAGCTGAATCAACAGCCGGTCTCAATGAAACAGACTGCAAAAAACCCCGCTCCTCCGTTGAATCATTGGCAAAAGCCTCACGTTATTATTGGCTCGCTTGTTATTATATTACTCGGAGCCTATATATTGATTGAAACTACTCTGACACAAGGGGTCTTATATATATTAGGAATAGCACTCGGATTTACATTATTTCATGCGCGTTTTGGTTTTACTTCGGCATTTCGTCGATTGATGTCCGTGGGAAATGTTGAGGGTATTCAGGCACATATGATTATGCTTGCAGTAGCCTCAACCATCTTTGCAATTATTTTTGCAACCGGCTTTACATTGACTGGATCAAGTCCAAGCGGAAATGTTTCTCCTGTTGGGGTTAGTTTGATTGTCGGATCATTTATCTTTGGAATTGGCATGCAATTGGGTGGTGGATGTGCTTCTGGAACACTCTACCATGTGGGAAGCGGTCAATCACCAACTGTAATTACCTTGATTGGATTTATTGCCGGATCTGTGGTGGGTGCTTATCATTGGGGATTCTGGATGAACGATATGCCCAGCTTTCAACCATTTTCATTAGCTGAGTCTACTAATCTGGGTTATTTCGGTGCTTGGGCGGTACAGATCGTCCTGTTTGCCATCATTTATTGGGTTACCGTAAAAATAGCCAAGCGAAAGAAGCCGCCTATGATAAAGACGTTACCTACTGAACACGGCTGGAAGCGGATTTTTCGCGGATCATGGCCGTTAATTACCGCAGCAGTAGTGTTAGCAGTGCTGAATGGACTTGTTCTTATTGTTAGAGGAAGTCCATGGGGTATCACTTCAGCATTTGCCTTATGGGGTTCCAAAATTGTTAGTGCCTTTGGTATTGATGTATCCAGTTGGACGTATTGGAGTGGTGATCGTAGTGCATCATTAACCTCATCCGTCTTCACTGATTCGACCAGTGTGATGAATTTCGGGATCATCCTTGGCGCATTTATTGCTTCGTCCTCAGGTGGATTATTTAAGCCAAAAAAAATCAAACCCGGTGTGGCTCTAGCTTCACTCATTGGTGGTTTAATGATGGGATATGGTGCTCGCCTCGCATTTGGCTGTAATATTGGTGCTTATTTCAGCGGGATCGCTTCTTTCAGTTTGCACGGTTGGATTTGGGCCATCATGGCATTACTCGGAACATTTGTCGCCTTATTCCTCCGTCCATTGTTTGGTATGAGAAACCCGAATAAAAATGATTCATTTTGTTAG
- a CDS encoding SLC13 family permease, with translation MNYMAGTWQELWRQHKRTKKLLNIFSLHKSVTKKEKDEDRNTKVAAEEDTTQPHSRKSGEQPPKPYSRAQMVGLILGPALFILTMLFFQPEGLSPEGKAVLAATLWTATWWITEAIPIPATSLLPLILIPVTGAMDGADVASAYGNDIIFLFLGGFFIATAMEKWDLHKRIALFIISVIGTSIQRILLGFMAATGFISMWVSNTAAVMMMVPMGLAIIAQVANVLKGDPGEKELPKFEKSLIFGIGYAGTIGGLGTLIGTPPNIILAGQLDQLFGVKLSFGTWMLFAVPVVVFMIFFTWIYLSKIAFKTSIKHLPGGKELIQNERGKLGKISYEEKMVGAVFLFAAFMWISRDFLWTEGGIVEIPGISDGMIAVLAAILLFSIPARAESRILSWKDSRDIPWGVLLLFGGGLAIAAGFTQTGLSDWLGKQLTVLDGLHLLIIISAATLLIMMLTEITSNTATATMILPVVAALAVALNIHPFALMIPCAMASNCAFMLPVGTPPNAIIFGTGKLKIIEMVKSGFWVNIVGTIIIIAAVYFLVPIVWGIDLTSIPSEFMSGN, from the coding sequence ATGAATTACATGGCAGGCACTTGGCAGGAGCTTTGGAGGCAGCATAAGCGCACAAAGAAATTATTGAATATTTTTTCCTTGCATAAAAGTGTTACTAAAAAAGAGAAAGATGAAGATAGAAATACTAAAGTTGCTGCGGAGGAAGATACAACTCAGCCGCATTCCAGGAAATCAGGTGAACAGCCGCCAAAGCCTTATTCAAGAGCGCAAATGGTTGGGTTGATTTTAGGGCCGGCATTATTTATATTAACAATGCTATTTTTCCAGCCAGAAGGATTATCACCAGAAGGAAAGGCAGTGCTTGCTGCAACATTATGGACTGCAACATGGTGGATTACTGAAGCAATACCTATTCCGGCGACTTCACTGTTACCGCTGATATTAATCCCTGTAACAGGTGCAATGGATGGTGCTGATGTTGCTTCTGCATATGGAAATGATATTATCTTTTTATTTTTAGGTGGTTTTTTTATTGCAACAGCAATGGAAAAATGGGACTTGCATAAACGAATTGCCCTTTTTATTATTTCCGTAATTGGAACAAGCATCCAGCGCATTTTACTGGGGTTTATGGCAGCAACGGGTTTCATATCGATGTGGGTTTCCAATACTGCTGCTGTTATGATGATGGTTCCGATGGGACTGGCTATTATCGCTCAAGTAGCAAATGTATTAAAAGGGGATCCCGGGGAAAAAGAATTACCGAAATTTGAAAAATCGCTTATTTTTGGTATCGGTTATGCCGGAACAATTGGAGGTCTTGGAACATTAATTGGAACACCACCAAACATTATTCTGGCAGGTCAGCTTGATCAACTATTTGGTGTGAAGCTTTCATTTGGAACCTGGATGTTATTTGCCGTTCCGGTTGTTGTTTTTATGATTTTCTTTACATGGATTTACTTGAGCAAAATTGCTTTTAAAACAAGTATAAAGCATCTGCCTGGTGGTAAGGAATTAATTCAGAACGAAAGAGGTAAATTAGGTAAGATAAGCTATGAAGAGAAAATGGTCGGTGCTGTGTTTCTCTTTGCGGCATTTATGTGGATTTCCCGTGATTTCTTATGGACAGAAGGAGGAATTGTTGAAATACCAGGAATTTCCGATGGTATGATTGCTGTGCTTGCCGCCATACTGCTCTTTTCTATCCCGGCACGCGCGGAAAGTCGTATCTTGTCCTGGAAGGACTCCCGTGATATTCCTTGGGGCGTCCTGCTACTTTTTGGCGGTGGTTTAGCAATTGCAGCAGGCTTTACGCAGACTGGTCTATCTGATTGGCTGGGTAAACAACTAACGGTTTTGGATGGTTTACATTTACTTATTATTATTTCTGCCGCTACCTTACTGATTATGATGTTAACAGAGATTACTTCCAATACAGCAACAGCCACAATGATACTACCGGTAGTTGCAGCATTAGCAGTTGCTCTAAACATTCATCCATTTGCACTTATGATCCCGTGTGCAATGGCCTCTAACTGTGCATTTATGCTGCCTGTAGGAACACCACCGAATGCCATTATCTTCGGTACCGGTAAGCTGAAAATCATTGAAATGGTTAAATCCGGTTTCTGGGTTAACATCGTGGGAACCATCATTATTATTGCTGCTGTTTATTTCCTTGTCCCAATAGTCTGGGGAATTGATTTAACCTCCATACCAAGTGAATTTATGTCAGGGAATTAA
- a CDS encoding S8 family serine peptidase yields MFKRISVVLLTALLVFSNFFYVNAAEIGEKTLKQNTEKKVDPDAKKLKETTDPAEKVRVIVELKQDAPIERATKKGTMFKRLQPTEKKQLQETAKQEQNTIKDKMKSKKIDADFLQEFTTVVNGFSAEVKQGDINAIKKISNVDTVHIVKEYKRPEVKPEMKYSKELVEAQKAWRDYGYKGEGMTVGIIDTGIDPSHRDMILSDDTDPALTEKSVKQTVKDDGLPGKYYTEKVPYGYNYMDENDEILDSAAGASMHGMHVAGTVGANGDEDDGGIKGIAPESQLLALKVFGNDPEMQSTYGDVYVKAMDDAIKLGADALNLSLGSPAGYVDSESPEQQAVKRATNNGVLVSISAGNSNKFAEGFYYPLASNPDYGVSGSPGVAEDSLQVASYENSYMDVDAVDYTIDGKADSAPYLSAGNTDPPEKTSFELIEAGLGTPEDFADKDVKGKYALVQRGGDIGFTDKALNAQEAGAEGVIIYNNTDGIVNMATDNAITIPQLFMLKNDGDKLAAALKDGKSVTLEFGGGKEKIDNPDAGKMSAFSSWGLTPDLDFKPEITTPGGQILSTLNDNQYGMMSGTSMAAPHASGGGALVLQRIDDKFGLDNKDRVTMAKNLMMNTTKLVELDGAFVSPRRQGAGLMQLHAAMSTPIMVTEAKTGEAKVALKQITKNKVTFELTAENMTDKAVTYDVKANAQTDQPVANGDDTLVAPNEFGALELDDVATVNGEDTSQVEVPANGEKTVTVSIDVSSVDKELSGVFTNGYWLEGFVTLTDPSDNNPKINVPYVGFKGDWDQAPIMDKPMWDNDTYYGMTGVVTSSGKDEDGNEAFDFLGENLQTGEMDPGKIAFSPNGDKVQDDALMILSFLRNAKEVKFNVLDENKKKVRTIRTESDVAKNYYDGGQGPMYDLSSSRKWDGKIDGKMAPEGKYYLQVESVIDYDDANWQSLEVPVVLDTTAPELTADFDKDTQTITVDAKDNAGGSGLAYWDVLVDGESVLDKPYVNGETKHKLTKKLGSEQSLTVKAVDYAGNETTKEVAKSTDTTIPDLHLKTPEFLGVEATGEVEFSGYVTDKSGIKEVTVDGEKAKLTYNKDKDRYDFSITVKHDKDGYFFKSIKAVDNAGNEAEIGRRYFVDTQKAKLDVKADQKTDADKIKVDATVTDNFDDIRLYVNGNEVYKHDLSEPYGMNGFDKTIKDIALNLEDGKNEFEFKVVDLGGHVTKKTIVIEKEKDDSGDTESTIAVMKDLVDQYEENGDIKSHDTAKLLNMQLTTIGYFENSGAMNKAINHMNTFKQLLAFYQNNSQLTDDAAETLMKHADNLIKEWQ; encoded by the coding sequence ATGTTCAAAAGAATTTCAGTCGTTTTATTAACTGCATTGTTAGTATTCAGCAACTTTTTCTATGTAAACGCTGCAGAAATAGGCGAAAAAACATTAAAACAGAATACGGAAAAAAAGGTCGATCCCGATGCGAAAAAGCTAAAGGAAACGACGGACCCGGCTGAAAAGGTCAGGGTTATTGTCGAATTGAAACAGGATGCGCCGATTGAAAGGGCAACGAAAAAAGGTACGATGTTTAAGCGTTTACAACCCACTGAAAAAAAGCAATTGCAAGAAACAGCAAAACAAGAACAAAATACAATAAAAGACAAAATGAAGTCGAAAAAGATTGACGCTGATTTTTTACAGGAGTTTACAACGGTTGTCAATGGCTTTAGTGCTGAAGTGAAACAGGGGGATATCAACGCAATTAAGAAGATTTCCAATGTAGACACGGTACATATTGTCAAGGAATATAAGCGGCCGGAAGTAAAACCAGAGATGAAGTACAGTAAGGAATTAGTTGAGGCACAAAAAGCTTGGCGTGATTATGGTTATAAAGGGGAAGGGATGACGGTTGGCATTATTGATACTGGTATTGATCCATCCCACCGCGACATGATACTTTCCGATGATACGGATCCAGCTCTGACGGAAAAATCGGTCAAGCAAACAGTAAAAGATGACGGACTTCCAGGCAAGTACTATACCGAAAAAGTTCCATACGGCTATAACTATATGGATGAAAATGATGAAATTCTCGATAGTGCTGCAGGCGCCTCCATGCATGGCATGCACGTTGCCGGAACAGTTGGCGCGAATGGCGATGAGGATGACGGAGGTATCAAAGGAATCGCCCCGGAATCCCAATTGTTAGCGCTTAAGGTTTTCGGAAATGATCCGGAAATGCAGTCGACGTATGGTGATGTTTACGTAAAAGCTATGGATGATGCGATTAAACTGGGTGCTGATGCATTGAACTTAAGCCTTGGTTCTCCAGCGGGTTATGTCGACTCGGAATCACCGGAACAACAAGCAGTAAAACGTGCAACTAATAACGGTGTGCTCGTTTCTATTTCAGCAGGTAATTCCAATAAGTTCGCTGAAGGATTCTATTACCCATTAGCCTCAAATCCGGATTACGGGGTAAGTGGTTCACCAGGGGTGGCTGAGGATTCATTACAAGTAGCTTCCTATGAAAATTCGTACATGGATGTCGATGCAGTCGATTATACGATCGACGGAAAAGCAGACAGCGCACCATACCTTTCAGCTGGTAATACGGACCCGCCCGAAAAAACATCATTTGAACTGATAGAGGCTGGTCTTGGGACACCGGAGGATTTTGCCGACAAGGATGTCAAAGGTAAATATGCCTTGGTTCAACGTGGTGGGGATATTGGCTTTACGGATAAGGCGCTTAATGCTCAAGAAGCAGGAGCGGAAGGGGTCATTATCTATAATAACACCGATGGCATCGTTAACATGGCAACCGATAATGCCATTACTATTCCGCAATTGTTCATGTTGAAAAATGATGGAGACAAGCTTGCTGCTGCATTAAAGGACGGTAAGTCGGTGACGTTGGAATTTGGTGGCGGGAAGGAAAAGATCGACAACCCGGATGCAGGAAAAATGAGCGCATTCTCATCTTGGGGACTGACCCCCGATTTGGACTTTAAACCGGAAATTACGACACCGGGTGGCCAAATCTTATCGACGCTAAATGATAATCAATATGGAATGATGAGTGGCACATCGATGGCAGCACCACATGCGAGCGGTGGTGGAGCACTTGTCCTGCAGCGAATTGACGATAAATTTGGGTTGGATAATAAAGATCGGGTTACCATGGCTAAAAACTTGATGATGAATACGACTAAATTGGTTGAATTGGATGGAGCCTTTGTCTCGCCACGACGCCAAGGTGCTGGATTGATGCAGCTTCATGCCGCTATGTCGACACCAATAATGGTTACCGAGGCAAAAACCGGTGAAGCAAAAGTGGCATTAAAACAAATCACGAAAAACAAAGTAACGTTCGAATTAACGGCAGAAAACATGACCGATAAAGCGGTTACGTATGATGTGAAAGCCAATGCGCAAACGGATCAGCCGGTTGCCAATGGAGACGATACGTTGGTTGCACCGAATGAATTTGGCGCATTGGAACTGGATGACGTGGCAACCGTTAATGGAGAAGACACCAGTCAGGTGGAAGTACCGGCAAATGGTGAAAAGACGGTGACTGTTTCCATCGATGTCAGTTCGGTGGACAAAGAATTATCGGGCGTTTTTACCAATGGTTACTGGCTGGAAGGATTTGTGACACTAACAGATCCATCTGACAATAATCCGAAGATCAACGTTCCATATGTCGGTTTCAAAGGGGATTGGGATCAAGCACCAATTATGGACAAGCCAATGTGGGATAACGATACGTATTACGGCATGACCGGTGTTGTCACATCCAGCGGAAAAGATGAAGATGGAAACGAAGCATTTGATTTTCTGGGAGAGAATTTACAAACCGGAGAGATGGATCCAGGCAAAATTGCATTTTCACCGAATGGGGATAAGGTTCAGGATGACGCGCTCATGATCTTGTCATTCTTAAGAAATGCTAAAGAAGTTAAATTTAATGTATTGGATGAAAACAAGAAAAAAGTCCGCACCATTCGAACGGAATCCGATGTTGCCAAGAACTACTATGATGGTGGGCAAGGGCCAATGTACGACTTATCCTCCTCAAGAAAATGGGACGGAAAAATCGATGGAAAAATGGCACCTGAAGGAAAATACTATTTGCAGGTAGAATCGGTCATTGATTATGATGACGCAAATTGGCAATCCCTTGAAGTTCCTGTCGTGTTGGACACCACTGCGCCTGAATTAACGGCAGATTTTGATAAAGATACTCAAACGATAACCGTTGATGCAAAAGATAATGCAGGTGGAAGTGGACTTGCCTATTGGGATGTGCTGGTAGATGGCGAATCTGTTTTGGACAAGCCGTATGTAAACGGCGAAACAAAGCATAAGCTAACGAAAAAGTTGGGTTCGGAGCAATCTTTAACTGTTAAGGCAGTTGATTATGCTGGAAATGAAACCACAAAAGAAGTAGCTAAGTCAACTGACACAACGATACCGGATTTACATTTAAAAACACCAGAATTCCTTGGAGTGGAAGCAACCGGTGAAGTAGAATTTTCCGGATATGTAACTGATAAATCAGGCATTAAAGAAGTGACTGTTGATGGCGAAAAGGCCAAACTCACGTATAACAAAGATAAAGACCGCTATGATTTCTCGATAACGGTCAAACATGATAAAGACGGATATTTCTTCAAATCTATTAAGGCAGTTGACAATGCCGGTAATGAAGCAGAAATTGGCCGGAGATATTTTGTCGATACTCAGAAAGCCAAGCTTGATGTAAAAGCAGATCAAAAAACAGATGCCGATAAAATAAAAGTCGATGCAACTGTTACTGATAATTTTGATGATATTCGGCTATATGTGAATGGAAATGAAGTGTATAAGCATGATCTATCTGAACCATACGGCATGAATGGTTTTGATAAGACGATCAAAGACATTGCGTTAAACTTGGAAGACGGCAAGAACGAATTTGAATTTAAGGTCGTTGATCTAGGTGGGCATGTGACGAAAAAGACCATCGTGATCGAGAAAGAAAAGGATGATTCAGGTGATACCGAATCAACTATTGCTGTGATGAAAGATCTTGTTGATCAATATGAGGAAAATGGTGATATCAAAAGTCACGATACTGCTAAACTACTAAACATGCAGTTAACAACGATCGGTTATTTTGAGAATAGTGGAGCAATGAATAAAGCAATCAATCATATGAACACGTTTAAACAATTGCTCGCATTTTATCAGAATAATAGTCAACTAACTGATGATGCGGCTGAAACGTTAATGAAGCATGCAGATAATTTGATTAAAGAATGGCAATAG
- the sipW gene encoding signal peptidase I SipW, which produces MNVKRIFKVINHLITFLLFAALLIMLLTVISMKASGGEASLFGYQVKTVLSGSMEPDIRTGSIIAVKETDSQHPFHKGDVITFKTNDGMIVTHRVMQVQKKDQTYITKGDANDAPDLEPVAQENIIGTYSGFTIPYLGYVMSFTNSKEGAALLMVLPGVCLVIYSIITIYRALRQIEQPKKEIETESK; this is translated from the coding sequence ATGAATGTTAAACGAATCTTTAAGGTGATCAATCATCTGATAACGTTTCTATTATTTGCTGCGCTGTTAATAATGTTGCTAACAGTCATTTCAATGAAGGCTTCAGGCGGAGAAGCAAGTCTGTTTGGCTACCAAGTAAAAACCGTTTTGTCCGGATCGATGGAACCAGATATTCGGACAGGTTCGATTATTGCAGTCAAGGAAACGGATAGTCAGCATCCATTTCATAAGGGTGATGTGATCACATTTAAAACAAATGATGGCATGATTGTGACCCACCGCGTTATGCAAGTTCAGAAGAAAGATCAGACCTATATTACAAAAGGTGATGCCAATGATGCACCTGACCTGGAACCAGTAGCACAAGAAAATATTATCGGGACGTACAGCGGTTTTACCATTCCTTATCTTGGATATGTTATGAGCTTTACCAATTCTAAGGAAGGTGCGGCATTACTGATGGTGCTACCGGGGGTTTGCCTTGTTATCTATTCGATAATTACGATATACCGAGCACTTCGACAGATTGAACAGCCTAAAAAGGAAATAGAAACAGAATCCAAGTAA
- a CDS encoding CalY family protein yields the protein MGIKKQLGMGVMSAALGIALIGGGTYAYFSSSETTNNTFAAGKLDLSVQPTTVIDVDELQPGDSVIRDFELQNNGTLDMNKVLLETDYSVIDDKGDNTDDFGKYIQVEFLYNADQLNEVIYETTLAELKDMDPEVVHDEVFSPLLGKKGLEAGDEHDLVVKFKFIDDGKDQNQFQGDSLNLEWTFNAQQTAGDEK from the coding sequence ATGGGTATTAAAAAACAATTGGGTATGGGAGTTATGTCAGCAGCATTGGGGATCGCATTAATTGGTGGAGGCACATATGCATATTTTAGTTCAAGTGAGACAACCAATAATACATTTGCTGCAGGGAAATTGGACTTATCTGTTCAACCTACAACGGTGATTGATGTAGATGAATTACAGCCAGGAGATTCCGTGATCCGGGACTTTGAATTACAAAATAATGGAACGCTGGATATGAATAAAGTTTTACTGGAGACCGATTACAGTGTGATTGATGATAAAGGGGATAACACGGATGACTTCGGTAAATATATTCAGGTTGAATTCCTATATAATGCCGATCAACTAAATGAGGTTATTTACGAAACAACATTAGCTGAACTAAAAGATATGGATCCGGAAGTAGTACATGATGAAGTATTCAGTCCTTTACTAGGGAAGAAAGGATTGGAAGCAGGGGATGAACATGATTTGGTTGTCAAGTTTAAATTTATTGATGACGGAAAAGATCAAAACCAATTCCAAGGCGACTCCTTAAACCTGGAATGGACATTTAATGCACAACAGACTGCTGGCGATGAAAAATAA
- a CDS encoding BCCT family transporter, producing the protein MKKVTRVFYITLVIVVLAVIFGVAFPSQFERITGNIKDFVATTFGWYYMLLMAVMLIVAIIIAISPYGKIRLGKDHERPDFSTPTWIAMLFSAGMGIGLVFYGAAEPLFNYALDAATEKPGTDAAFKEGLAYSYFHWGVHIWAMYGIVALSLAFFQFRKEEPGLISATLKPLFGEKMNGPLGVLIDVLSVFATVFGVATSLGFGAAQINGGLSHLFGINVGFTAQFVIIAVVTVLFIASAWSGLSKGIKYLSNTNMVLAALLLVIVIIVGPTLLILDMFTDTFGKYMQHIVEMSFRTAPLTGDNREWHNNWTIFFWAWWIAWAPFVGMFIARVSRGRTIRQFLLGVMVIPTLFTSIWFAAFGTTAGDVQNSGVDLTQYTTELVLFNMFDQLPLSFILSIFAILLIGSFFITSADSATFVLGMQSTHGSLTPPNNVKIIWGVSQSAVALILLYVGGLTAIQNTIIIAALPFSFVMILMLFALFKALNKEVS; encoded by the coding sequence ATGAAGAAAGTTACAAGGGTTTTTTACATAACATTGGTAATAGTCGTCTTAGCCGTGATATTTGGTGTGGCATTTCCTTCACAATTTGAACGAATAACTGGCAACATAAAGGATTTTGTAGCTACTACATTCGGTTGGTATTACATGCTGTTGATGGCGGTCATGCTCATCGTTGCAATCATCATTGCCATTAGTCCATACGGCAAAATTCGCCTTGGCAAGGATCATGAACGACCCGATTTCTCAACACCAACATGGATTGCTATGTTGTTTTCAGCTGGTATGGGGATTGGTCTTGTTTTCTACGGGGCAGCGGAGCCATTATTTAACTATGCACTTGATGCTGCCACAGAGAAACCAGGTACTGATGCAGCATTTAAGGAAGGGCTTGCCTATAGCTATTTCCACTGGGGCGTACATATTTGGGCTATGTATGGTATTGTGGCACTGTCATTGGCTTTTTTTCAATTTCGTAAGGAAGAACCAGGATTGATTTCAGCAACATTAAAGCCGTTATTTGGAGAAAAAATGAACGGTCCGCTTGGTGTGCTGATCGATGTACTATCCGTATTTGCAACTGTATTCGGTGTAGCAACCTCGCTTGGTTTTGGGGCAGCGCAAATTAATGGAGGGCTTTCGCATTTATTTGGTATAAATGTTGGTTTTACCGCACAGTTTGTCATCATTGCTGTGGTAACGGTTCTCTTTATTGCTTCAGCGTGGTCAGGTTTGAGCAAAGGGATTAAATATTTATCCAATACCAATATGGTGCTTGCCGCTCTTTTACTTGTTATCGTCATCATCGTCGGCCCTACATTGCTCATACTGGATATGTTTACTGATACGTTTGGAAAGTATATGCAACATATTGTGGAAATGAGCTTTCGCACAGCTCCACTTACAGGGGACAATCGGGAATGGCATAATAACTGGACCATTTTCTTTTGGGCATGGTGGATTGCATGGGCGCCTTTTGTTGGAATGTTCATTGCCCGTGTCTCTCGTGGGCGCACCATTCGGCAATTTTTGTTAGGCGTCATGGTGATTCCAACATTATTTACTTCAATATGGTTTGCAGCATTTGGGACAACGGCAGGTGATGTACAAAATAGCGGAGTAGATTTGACCCAATACACGACAGAGCTTGTATTGTTTAATATGTTCGATCAATTACCATTATCATTCATCCTTTCCATTTTTGCTATTTTGCTAATTGGCTCGTTTTTTATTACTTCAGCAGACTCAGCAACGTTTGTTTTGGGGATGCAGTCAACACATGGTTCGTTAACCCCGCCGAATAATGTCAAGATTATCTGGGGAGTTTCCCAATCAGCTGTAGCATTGATTCTGCTCTATGTCGGTGGATTAACGGCAATTCAGAATACGATTATTATCGCGGCATTACCATTTTCCTTTGTAATGATTTTGATGTTATTTGCCTTGTTTAAGGCGTTGAATAAAGAAGTATCATGA